CGACCCAAGCTTGAGTCGCCGAAGTCGGGCGGGCTACTATAGCCCGCCGTTACACAGCCTCCGGTTGGCGTTTTCGACAACCAATTCGGCACAACGTGAGGCCTTAGAGCCCATTCACCGAGAGAAGCATCCATGGCCCGAATCCGAATCCTGGTCGGCAGCGTCTTCGGCGGCGCCCTGCTCACCGCCCGTGAACTCCGCAAGGACCTGGAACAGAACGGCCACCAGGTCGTGGTCGCGGAAAAACCCGCGCTGGACGACATCACGGGCAACGACGACGCACTGCTGGTCTGCACCTCAACCACAGGTCAGGGCGAGCTGCCCGAGACCCTGCTACCGTTCTATCTGGAACTCCGCGACAAGCTGCCACTACAGCAGGGCCGCCCGTTCGGCATTATCGTGCTGGGCGACAGCTCCTACGGCGATACCTTCTGCGGCGCGGGCGACCTGATGGAAGAAGCCCTGGC
The window above is part of the Marinobacter nanhaiticus D15-8W genome. Proteins encoded here:
- a CDS encoding flavodoxin, encoding MARIRILVGSVFGGALLTARELRKDLEQNGHQVVVAEKPALDDITGNDDALLVCTSTTGQGELPETLLPFYLELRDKLPLQQGRPFGIIVLGDSSYGDTFCGAGDLMEEALAEIAGQKVGNTLRIDALETVNPEEVALPWAREWAASLHRD